In the Dehalococcoidales bacterium genome, one interval contains:
- the tatA gene encoding twin-arginine translocase TatA/TatE family subunit, translating into MPFRLGPWEIGLILVIILIVFGVGKLPQIGGAIGKGLRSFRQAQAGEDEEEEVEEEKPQKTAKKTIGSGT; encoded by the coding sequence ATGCCATTTCGTTTAGGACCATGGGAGATCGGGCTTATCCTGGTCATTATTCTGATTGTCTTCGGGGTGGGTAAGCTACCGCAGATTGGTGGCGCTATAGGCAAAGGGTTGCGCTCGTTCCGTCAGGCGCAAGCCGGGGAAGATGAAGAGGAAGAGGTTGAGGAGGAAAAGCCGCAAAAGACAGCGAAGAAGACCATCGGGAGTGGAACCTGA
- a CDS encoding aldehyde ferredoxin oxidoreductase C-terminal domain-containing protein encodes MAKLYGYAGKLLRVDLTSERVTDVELDEETVRKYVGGTGLGAKYLYDEVPAGVSWSDEANRLIMLSGPLGGTAVGGSGTFSVVTKGALSEGASATQTNGFFGAFLRFSGYDGIILQGRAKQWLYLYIHGGKAELRDASHLLGKDTWETGDLIRSEFGQSEREMSVASIGPAGEHLVKFASIFIDKGHTASHNGVGAVMGSKNLKAIAVTRQKARPALKDREGLSAIARQFRDNVVNDPAAREGIYRWGTLKMLAERTKARDGIVPVKNYTTTIFDIEDKDLEKFGGPYIRSHFEPKPNPCWGCWMHHCHMITITEGPFKGYVGEEPEYEGLAAFGPVIGVTDATAAIYLSNEVDRLGMDCNETGWLVGLVMECFEKGLITKEDTDQIEIKWGNYEAANQLIRQIAHRQGFGDVLAEGVMRASQRIGRGATEFAIHTMKGNTPRGHDHRTRWPMLFDTCVSQMSTDEGYSMLRPADAGLTIKPSIGPNNSPEDTLKWNVQAKGAVQFEDCLGVCRFTTRTDIKLLAEAVNAATGWGLTATEALTVGKRIVNLLRAFNIRHGHTAEMDAPSPRYGSTPVDGPAQSRSIMPHWNELRAGYYQSMGWDKETGKPLPDTLRSFGLEYAIPELWGK; translated from the coding sequence TTTGATTATGCTCTCCGGGCCGCTGGGGGGAACAGCGGTAGGAGGCTCGGGTACATTCTCAGTGGTGACCAAGGGCGCTCTCAGCGAGGGAGCCTCGGCTACCCAGACCAACGGCTTCTTCGGTGCTTTTCTCCGTTTCTCCGGTTATGATGGGATCATCCTGCAGGGTAGAGCTAAACAGTGGCTCTACCTTTATATTCATGGCGGCAAGGCGGAACTGAGGGATGCTTCCCACCTGCTGGGTAAGGATACCTGGGAGACCGGCGACCTTATCCGGAGCGAGTTCGGGCAGAGTGAACGGGAAATGAGCGTGGCCAGCATCGGCCCTGCCGGTGAGCATCTGGTAAAGTTTGCTTCCATATTTATTGATAAGGGACATACCGCCTCACATAATGGAGTGGGGGCGGTGATGGGTTCCAAGAACCTGAAGGCCATCGCCGTGACCAGGCAGAAGGCGCGCCCTGCCTTGAAAGATAGGGAAGGACTTTCCGCTATAGCTCGGCAGTTCCGTGATAATGTCGTCAATGACCCGGCGGCCAGGGAGGGAATCTACCGATGGGGGACGCTGAAGATGCTTGCCGAGCGGACTAAAGCCCGGGATGGCATTGTGCCGGTGAAGAACTACACCACCACCATCTTCGATATCGAAGATAAAGACCTGGAGAAGTTCGGCGGGCCTTATATCCGCAGCCACTTTGAACCGAAGCCCAACCCGTGCTGGGGCTGCTGGATGCATCATTGTCACATGATTACCATAACGGAAGGGCCGTTTAAGGGTTACGTTGGTGAAGAACCGGAATATGAAGGACTGGCTGCCTTCGGCCCGGTCATCGGCGTTACCGATGCGACGGCGGCAATCTATCTGTCCAACGAGGTAGACCGCCTGGGTATGGACTGTAATGAGACCGGCTGGCTGGTCGGACTGGTGATGGAATGTTTTGAGAAAGGGTTGATAACCAAAGAGGATACTGACCAGATTGAAATCAAATGGGGGAATTATGAGGCGGCTAATCAGCTCATCCGTCAGATTGCCCACCGTCAGGGCTTTGGTGACGTGCTGGCGGAGGGTGTGATGAGGGCTTCACAGCGCATCGGCCGGGGGGCTACCGAGTTTGCCATTCATACCATGAAGGGCAATACCCCCCGCGGGCATGACCATCGCACCCGGTGGCCGATGCTCTTCGATACCTGTGTTTCCCAGATGAGCACCGATGAAGGCTATTCCATGTTGCGTCCGGCCGATGCCGGGCTTACCATCAAGCCGTCAATAGGCCCCAATAATTCCCCGGAGGATACCCTGAAGTGGAATGTGCAGGCCAAGGGCGCCGTGCAGTTCGAGGACTGTCTGGGGGTGTGCCGCTTTACTACCCGGACTGATATCAAGCTACTCGCTGAAGCGGTCAACGCCGCTACCGGCTGGGGGCTGACGGCTACGGAAGCGCTGACCGTGGGGAAGCGTATCGTCAATCTGCTGCGGGCCTTCAACATCAGGCACGGGCATACTGCCGAGATGGATGCTCCCTCGCCCAGGTATGGCTCAACACCGGTGGATGGTCCGGCGCAGTCCAGGAGCATCATGCCGCACTGGAACGAACTGCGCGCCGGGTATTACCAGTCTATGGGGTGGGATAAAGAGACCGGTAAACCCCTTCCGGATACCTTGAGGAGCTTTGGTCTGGAATATGCCATCCCGGAGTTATGGGGAAAGTAA